AGCTGCTCCTGAAGAAGGGCTACGAGGTGCACGGCATGGTGCGCCGCTCTTCCGAGGAGAAGTTCGAGCGCATCGCGCACCTCCAGGGGAAGGTGCAGCTGCACCAGGGCGACCTGCTGGATCAGTTCTCGCTGGCGGCCCTGTTGAACCTCACCCAGCCGGACGAGGTCTACAACCTGGCGGCGCAGTCCTTCGTGCCCACCAGCTGGAACCAGCCGGTGCTCACCGGTGAGTTCACGGCGCTGGGCGTGACGAAGATGCTGGAGGCCATCCGGCACACCCGTCCGCAGGTGCGCTTCTACCAGGCGTCCTCCAGCGAGATGTTCGGCAAGGTGCTGGAAGTGCCCCAGACGGAGGACACGCCCTTCTACCCGCGCAGCCCGTACGGCGTGGCGAAGGCGTACGGCCACCACATCACGGTGAACTACCGCGAGTCCTTCAAGCTCTTCGCGGTGAGCGGCATCCTCTTCAACCACGAGTCGCCCCGCCGCGGCCTGGAGTTCGTCACGCGCAAGGTCACGTACAACGTGGCGCGCATCAAGCTGGGCCTCCAGGAGACGCTGCCCATGGGCAACCTGGACGCCAAGCGCGACTGGGGCTTCGCGGGCGACTACGTGGACGCCATGTGGCGCATGCTCCAGCAGGACACGCCGGAGGACTTCGTCGTCGCCACCAACGAGACGCACACCGTGCGGGAGCTGGTGGAGATCGCCTTCGGCCGCGTGGGCCTGGACTGGCAGAAGCACGTGAAGATCGACCCCGCGTTCGTGCGCCCCGCGGAGGTGGACCTGCTCATCGGCGACTACAAGAAGGCGAAGGAGAAGCTGGGCTGGGAGCCCACGGTGCGCTTCAAGCAGCTGGTGGAGATGATGGTCGACGCCGACCTGGAACGCGTCAAGGCAGGGCAGCGGTAAGATGCGCGTCCTCGTCACGGGAGCGGACGGATTCGTCGGTCGGCATGCCTGCGCGGCCCTTCGGGCAGCCGGCGACGAAGTGGTGGAGGTGCATGGACCCCGGGGCGAGGGCATCAGCAGCACCGCCCTGCATTTCGACATCGCCGACGAGGCGAAGGTCAAGGCGGCGGTCGCCGAGGTGAAGCCGGAGGCGGTGCTGCACCTGGCCGGCTTCAGCTCCGTGGCCAAGAGTCACCAGAACCCCGCGCGCGTCTTCGCGGTGAACACCATGGGCGTGGTGCACCTGCTCACCGCGCTGCGCGAGAGCGCCCCGAAGGCCCGCGTGCTGGTGGTGGGCTCCGGGGAGGTCTACGGCCCCGTCGCCGAGGGCACCCGCGCCCTGGAGACCCACCCGCACGTGCCGCTGAGCCCCTACGCCGCGTCGAAGTCCGCCGCGGAGCTGGCCGGGGAGCAGTTCTTCCGCAGCTACGGCATGGAGATCATCCTCGCGCGGCCCTTCAACCACCTGGGCGCGGGCCAGGACCCCACGTTCGTGGTGCCGTCGTTCGCGGCCCAGATTCGCGCCATCGCGCTGGGCACGGTGGATCCGCTGCTGCGCACGGGCAACCTGGACGCCATCCGCGACTTCTCGCACGTGAAGGACGTGGTGGACGCGTACCGGCTGCTGCTCCAGCGCGGCGAGGCGGGGCAGGCCTACAACGTCTGCAGCGGCGAGGGCCGCACCATCCGGAGCTTGCTGGAGGAGATGCTCCAGCTGTCCGGCGTGCAGGCGCGCATCGAGCTGGATCCCGCGCGGCTGCGCCCCTCGGACATCCCCAGCCTCGTGGGCTCGCCGGACAAGCTGCGCGCGCTGGGCTGGACCCCGAAGCTCACCGTCGCGGACGCGCTGCGCGACGTGCTGGGCCCCCGGGTGACGTCGCACTGAGCGCCCCCCGGCCGCGCCTCACGCGGGGCGCGCCAGGGACGCCCACGCCTCCAGGCGCCGGTCCAACGCGGTGAGGGCCCACAGGTCCGCCGCGTTGCCCGGCGTCACGGCGGCCAGGTCTCGCTGGACGAACTCGCGGGCCTTCACCTCGCCCCACTCGGACAGGATGCGCAGGGCCATCAGCGACGGCTTGCGCGCCACCAACCGCAGCAGCACGTCCGCCACGCGCGGGCTGCGCTCCGCGTCCGCCAGCCGCTGCACCGCTTCGTGACGGGCCTCCGGCGTGGAGTCCTCCGCCTCCAGGGGCGCGGCCAGCTCCTCGAAACGCGCCGCGTCCAGCAGCGCCATGGGGCCCCTGCTCTCCCAGTGCTCCACCGTCACCGTGGTGCGCCCCTTCGCCACGCACTCGCGGCGGATGCCGTCCCCCCGGAGCACGTCCAGCACGCGCTCTGGCGCGGGCGTTCCCCCCTCCACCGTGCGCAGCGCGCGCTGCGCCAGCATGGGGGACAGGCCCAGCAGGTGCGTGCGCAGCACCGTGGCCTCCACCGCGCTGGGGCTGGCCCCGGCCGGCACCCGGTCCCACTTGAGGAACACCTCCGCCATGCCCCGCTCGCGCACGTACCAGCGGTACTCCAGCCACACCGCCCCACCCCGCCCCGCGAAGCGCGCATCCGAAGGCTCATGGAGGCGGGGCGCGCCCTCCCGCGTGCCGGAGAAACAACGGTCCAACAGCTTCTGGGCGTCTTGAAGTCGCATGGTCGGCGGGCGGCCATTGTAGGAGGCCCCGTCAGGTTCCTCCATCGCCGCACGTTCGTGTTATCAACACACTAAGACACAAGGAGGCTCGGGATGGGGACGCGGTCTAGGCGGTTCACGTTCTTCTGGCGCGAAGACTCACCGTTCTCACAGTGGCACCCCACCCTGTTCGAGGTGGAGGGCGTCCGCTACACGTGCGCGGAGCAGTACATGATGGCGGGCAAGGCGCGCCTGTTCGGGGACACGCGCGTGCTGGAGCAGGTGCTGCGCGCCGCCACGCCGAAGCAACACAAGGCGCTGGGCCGCAAGGTGAGCCCGTTCGACGCGGGGCTCTGGGAGCGCGAGCGCGAGCGCATCGTCTACGAGGGCAACCACGCGAAGTTCACCCAGCACCGCGACCTGCTGGACGCGCTGCTCGCCACGGCGGGGACGGAGCTGGTGGAGGCCAGTCCGCTGGACCGCATCTGGGGCGTGGGCCTGGGCGTGGAGGATCCACGCATCCAGGACCCCACCCGCTGGCGGGGGTTGAACCTGCTGGGCCAGGTGCTCACCCGGCTGCGCGAGGACCTGCTCGCGCGGGGGCACGGGCCCGTCAGAACTTGAAGTTCGCGGACTGGTCCGGCACGCCGTTGAAGTCCAGGTGGAGCGTGGCGTGGTCGCCATGGCCCTTCTCGCTCCACTCCTGTCGCAGCGTGGACAGGTCGAACGCCAGGACCTTGTAGACCAGCGCCTTGCACCGGTCGTTGTTCGCGTCATGCAGCAGGGTCAGCTCCGCGCGCGGCTCGCCCGCCGCTGTCTGGGTGAAGCGCCCGTCCCACGCGAGGCCGTAGCGGTGCTCCTTGCAGCCGCCGCCGTGGCGGACGTGGAGCGTCAGGACGTGGCCCTTCACGCTCTGGGACTCGACGACGAGCCGGTCGCGGGGCGCGGGCGTCTCCGTGATTTCCAGCGGCAGCACGACGTCCGCCTCCTGGCGCTCCGCCTCCCCGGCGGGCGAGGAGGCCTGCTGCTCCGGGGGC
This region of Corallococcus silvisoli genomic DNA includes:
- a CDS encoding NADAR family protein, with product MGTRSRRFTFFWREDSPFSQWHPTLFEVEGVRYTCAEQYMMAGKARLFGDTRVLEQVLRAATPKQHKALGRKVSPFDAGLWERERERIVYEGNHAKFTQHRDLLDALLATAGTELVEASPLDRIWGVGLGVEDPRIQDPTRWRGLNLLGQVLTRLREDLLARGHGPVRT
- the gmd gene encoding GDP-mannose 4,6-dehydratase, giving the protein MAKRALITGITGQDGSYLAELLLKKGYEVHGMVRRSSEEKFERIAHLQGKVQLHQGDLLDQFSLAALLNLTQPDEVYNLAAQSFVPTSWNQPVLTGEFTALGVTKMLEAIRHTRPQVRFYQASSSEMFGKVLEVPQTEDTPFYPRSPYGVAKAYGHHITVNYRESFKLFAVSGILFNHESPRRGLEFVTRKVTYNVARIKLGLQETLPMGNLDAKRDWGFAGDYVDAMWRMLQQDTPEDFVVATNETHTVRELVEIAFGRVGLDWQKHVKIDPAFVRPAEVDLLIGDYKKAKEKLGWEPTVRFKQLVEMMVDADLERVKAGQR
- a CDS encoding flagellar basal body L-ring protein FlgH, with the translated sequence MRLLVWSGIICGLLLGCAGSNAARKGEAQEPAASAEQEAPPTPVTPPEQQASSPAGEAERQEADVVLPLEITETPAPRDRLVVESQSVKGHVLTLHVRHGGGCKEHRYGLAWDGRFTQTAAGEPRAELTLLHDANNDRCKALVYKVLAFDLSTLRQEWSEKGHGDHATLHLDFNGVPDQSANFKF
- a CDS encoding GDP-mannose 4,6-dehydratase; protein product: MRVLVTGADGFVGRHACAALRAAGDEVVEVHGPRGEGISSTALHFDIADEAKVKAAVAEVKPEAVLHLAGFSSVAKSHQNPARVFAVNTMGVVHLLTALRESAPKARVLVVGSGEVYGPVAEGTRALETHPHVPLSPYAASKSAAELAGEQFFRSYGMEIILARPFNHLGAGQDPTFVVPSFAAQIRAIALGTVDPLLRTGNLDAIRDFSHVKDVVDAYRLLLQRGEAGQAYNVCSGEGRTIRSLLEEMLQLSGVQARIELDPARLRPSDIPSLVGSPDKLRALGWTPKLTVADALRDVLGPRVTSH